Proteins from a single region of Pseudomonas fulva:
- the phhA gene encoding phenylalanine 4-monooxygenase yields the protein MKASQYVARQPDANGFIDYSEVEHRTWQTLIERQLKVIEPRACQAYLDGIDKLALPRDRIPQLPDINRVLQASTGWQVAQVPALIPFQRFFELLANKQFPVATFIRTVEDLDYLQEPDIFHEIFGHCPLLTNSWFAEFTHTYGRLGLAASPQERVFLARLYWMTIEFGLVDTPAGRRIYGGGILSSPREAVYCLSNEPEHQPFDPVEAMRTPYRIDILQPLYFVLPDLQRLFALAQQDIMSLVQQTMALGLHAPKFPPKAA from the coding sequence ATGAAAGCCAGCCAGTACGTTGCCAGGCAGCCTGACGCGAACGGCTTTATCGACTACAGCGAGGTCGAGCATCGCACCTGGCAGACGCTGATCGAGCGTCAGTTGAAGGTGATCGAGCCGCGGGCCTGCCAGGCGTACCTGGACGGCATCGACAAGCTCGCCCTGCCCCGCGACCGCATTCCCCAACTGCCCGATATCAACCGTGTGCTGCAGGCCAGCACCGGCTGGCAGGTCGCCCAGGTGCCGGCGCTGATTCCCTTCCAGCGTTTTTTCGAGCTGCTCGCCAACAAGCAGTTTCCGGTGGCCACCTTTATCCGTACGGTGGAGGATCTCGACTACCTGCAGGAGCCGGATATCTTTCACGAAATCTTCGGCCACTGCCCGCTGCTGACCAATTCCTGGTTCGCCGAATTCACCCATACCTACGGCCGCCTGGGCCTGGCCGCCAGCCCTCAGGAGCGGGTGTTCCTGGCGCGCCTGTACTGGATGACCATCGAGTTCGGCCTGGTGGATACACCGGCCGGTAGGCGCATCTACGGCGGCGGCATTCTCTCCTCGCCCAGGGAGGCGGTGTATTGTCTGTCCAACGAGCCAGAGCACCAGCCGTTCGACCCCGTGGAGGCCATGCGCACGCCCTATCGCATCGACATCCTGCAGCCGCTGTACTTCGTGCTGCCGGACCTGCAACGGCTGTTCGCCCTGGCGCAACAGGACATCATGAGCCTGGTGCAGCAGACCATGGCGCTGGGCCTGCATGCGCCGAAATTTCCACCTAAAGCGGCCTAA
- a CDS encoding FAS1-like dehydratase domain-containing protein has protein sequence MSDSAFSAWIGRTEQAHDQLSRNLVKRIAATLGEDTPAHGEALPPLWHWAFFQEPIAESGLGGDGHPARGGFLPPADNRNRMWAGGRLEFIAPLRVGGEATRVSTIKHIEEKHGRTGALLFVTVQHDYLQDGELAIREEQDIVYREPSPPKRGAGEALPAGDWREAVVPSPTLLFRYSAVTFNGHRIHYDWPYVTDTEGYAGLVVHGPLIATLNLRAFCRAQPQARLRRFAYRGLRPLVAPEPFEVAGRISEPGRAQLWAGTAAGMAQQAEVEFE, from the coding sequence ATGAGCGACTCTGCCTTTTCTGCCTGGATCGGCCGCACCGAGCAAGCCCACGATCAACTGAGCCGCAACCTGGTCAAGCGCATCGCCGCGACCCTGGGCGAAGACACGCCCGCCCATGGCGAAGCCCTGCCGCCACTCTGGCACTGGGCGTTCTTCCAGGAGCCCATTGCCGAAAGCGGCCTGGGCGGCGACGGGCATCCGGCACGCGGTGGCTTCCTGCCGCCGGCCGACAACCGCAACCGCATGTGGGCCGGCGGTCGCCTGGAGTTCATTGCGCCCTTGCGCGTGGGCGGCGAGGCCACCCGGGTATCGACCATCAAGCACATCGAAGAGAAGCACGGCCGCACCGGCGCGCTGCTGTTCGTCACCGTGCAGCACGACTACCTGCAGGACGGCGAGCTGGCGATCCGCGAGGAGCAGGACATCGTCTACCGCGAACCCAGCCCGCCCAAGCGCGGCGCGGGCGAGGCGCTGCCAGCCGGTGACTGGCGCGAGGCCGTGGTGCCGAGCCCGACCCTGCTGTTTCGCTACAGCGCGGTGACCTTCAACGGCCACCGCATCCACTACGACTGGCCCTATGTCACCGACACCGAAGGCTACGCCGGCCTGGTGGTGCATGGCCCGCTGATCGCCACCCTCAACCTGCGCGCCTTCTGCCGTGCCCAGCCCCAGGCGCGGCTGCGTCGTTTCGCCTATCGAGGGTTGCGCCCCCTGGTGGCGCCCGAGCCGTTCGAGGTGGCCGGGCGCATCAGTGAACCGGGCAGGGCCCAGCTGTGGGCGGGCACTGCCGCGGGCATGGCCCAGCAGGCCGAGGTGGAATTCGAATAG
- a CDS encoding sigma-54-dependent transcriptional regulator, with translation MRIKIHCQNRVGILRDILELLVDYGINVARGEVGGEQGNAIYLHCPNLINLQFQALRARFEAITGVFGVKRVGLMPSERRHLELNALLGALEFPVLSVDMGGSIVAANRAAAGLLGVRVDEVPGIALSRYIEDFDLPELVRANRSRINGLRVKVCGDVFLADIAPLQSEHDDSEAMAGAVLTLHRADRVGERIYQVRKQELRGFDSIFQSSKVMAAVVREARRMAPLDAPLLIEGETGTGKELLARACHLASPRGQSPFMALNCAGLPESMAETELFGYGPGAFEGARAEGKLGLLELTAGGTLFLDGVGEMSPRLQAKLLRFLQDGCFRRVGSDEEVYLDVRVTCATQVDLSELCARGEFREDLYHRLNVLSLHIPPLRECLDGLQPLAEHFLDRASRQIGCPLPGLAPAALEKLGRYHWPGNVRQLENVLFQAVSLCDGAMVKPEHIRLPGYGAAQPLGDFSLEGGLDAIVGRFEKAVLERLHGEFPSSRLLGKRLGVSHTTIANKLREHGVGK, from the coding sequence ATGCGTATCAAGATTCACTGCCAGAACCGTGTGGGCATCCTGCGCGACATCCTCGAACTGCTGGTCGACTACGGCATCAACGTCGCCCGCGGCGAGGTCGGCGGCGAGCAGGGCAACGCCATCTACCTGCATTGCCCCAACCTGATCAACCTGCAGTTCCAGGCCCTGCGCGCCAGGTTCGAGGCCATCACCGGCGTGTTCGGCGTCAAGCGCGTGGGGCTGATGCCCAGCGAGCGCCGCCACCTGGAGCTCAATGCCTTGCTCGGCGCCCTGGAGTTTCCGGTGCTGTCCGTGGACATGGGCGGCAGCATCGTCGCCGCCAACCGGGCTGCGGCTGGTCTGCTTGGCGTGCGGGTGGACGAGGTGCCGGGCATCGCGCTGTCGCGCTACATCGAGGATTTCGATCTGCCGGAGCTGGTGCGCGCCAATCGTTCGCGCATCAACGGGCTGCGGGTGAAGGTCTGCGGCGACGTGTTTCTCGCCGATATCGCACCGCTGCAGAGCGAACACGATGACAGCGAAGCCATGGCAGGCGCGGTGCTGACCCTGCACCGCGCCGACCGCGTCGGCGAGCGTATCTATCAGGTGCGCAAGCAGGAGTTGCGTGGCTTCGACAGCATCTTCCAGAGCTCTAAGGTGATGGCGGCCGTGGTGCGCGAGGCGCGGCGTATGGCGCCGCTGGATGCGCCGCTGCTGATCGAAGGCGAAACCGGTACCGGCAAGGAGCTGCTGGCCCGCGCCTGCCACCTGGCCAGCCCGCGCGGTCAGTCGCCATTCATGGCGCTCAATTGCGCCGGCCTGCCCGAGTCAATGGCCGAGACCGAGCTGTTCGGCTACGGCCCCGGCGCCTTCGAGGGCGCCCGCGCCGAAGGCAAGCTGGGCCTGCTGGAGCTGACCGCGGGCGGTACGCTGTTTCTCGATGGCGTCGGTGAAATGAGCCCGCGCCTGCAGGCCAAGCTGCTGCGCTTCCTGCAGGATGGCTGCTTTCGGCGGGTTGGCAGCGACGAGGAGGTGTACCTCGACGTGCGGGTGACCTGCGCCACCCAGGTCGACCTTTCCGAGCTGTGCGCCCGTGGCGAGTTTCGCGAAGACCTTTATCATCGCCTCAACGTGCTCAGCCTGCATATCCCGCCGCTGCGTGAATGCCTGGATGGCCTGCAGCCCCTGGCCGAGCATTTTCTCGACCGCGCCAGCCGACAGATCGGCTGCCCGCTACCGGGTCTGGCGCCGGCTGCGTTGGAAAAACTCGGTCGCTACCACTGGCCGGGCAACGTCAGGCAGCTGGAGAACGTGCTGTTCCAGGCGGTGTCGCTGTGCGACGGCGCGATGGTCAAGCCCGAACATATCCGCCTACCAGGCTACGGCGCGGCGCAGCCGCTGGGCGACTTCTCGCTGGAAGGCGGACTGGACGCCATCGTCGGGCGCTTCGAAAAAGCCGTACTGGAACGCCTGCACGGCGAGTTTCCCAGCAGCCGCCTGCTCGGCAAGCGCCTGGGCGTGTCCCACACCACCATCGCCAACAAGTTGCGTGAGCATGGGGTGGGCAAGTGA
- a CDS encoding MFS transporter — protein sequence MWSLIAPISSLLGGVALLLLGNGLLNTLLTLRGVAEGYSTGMLGLIMSGYFVGFLLGTWLAIPLVRRVGHIRAFSFCAALAAITALLHVLLVDPWVWLGLRVLYGLALVSLYMVIESWLNAQVPNDKRGQMFAVYMAVNLGALAAAQQLLNLAEPTDFLLFALAAMLISAALMPITLTRQPQPSVPDTLHTNLRAILGIAPLSIAAAGLSGLALGAFWGMAPVYASLNGFDAPGVGLMMSATILGGALLQWPIGRFSDNHDRRWVLFWVVSAAVAVALAMSLLPAGRPLLGLMFLFGGLSFAIYPIAVAQLIDQLHSDEILSGSSSLLMVNGVGSVCGPLLAGLLMQHLGAAALPLYFAATLGLLAAYTFYRLRHVSDLVAGEQAHFVPMLRTSHTVLELMPDAPPPADDIDSDNDHPGDEREPVTTSS from the coding sequence ATGTGGTCCTTGATTGCCCCTATCAGCTCGTTGCTGGGTGGGGTTGCATTACTCCTCCTCGGCAATGGTCTGCTCAACACCCTACTGACCCTGCGTGGCGTCGCCGAAGGCTACTCCACCGGGATGCTCGGCCTGATCATGTCCGGGTACTTCGTCGGTTTTCTCCTCGGTACCTGGCTGGCGATTCCGCTGGTGCGCCGCGTTGGGCATATCCGTGCCTTCTCCTTCTGCGCCGCCCTCGCCGCCATCACCGCACTGCTCCATGTGCTGCTCGTCGATCCCTGGGTCTGGCTCGGCCTGCGGGTACTCTACGGCCTGGCGCTGGTCAGCCTGTACATGGTCATCGAGAGCTGGCTCAACGCCCAGGTGCCCAACGACAAACGCGGGCAGATGTTCGCCGTGTACATGGCGGTCAACCTCGGCGCCCTGGCGGCCGCCCAGCAACTGCTGAACCTCGCCGAGCCGACCGACTTCCTGCTGTTCGCCCTGGCGGCCATGCTGATCAGCGCAGCGCTGATGCCCATCACCCTGACCCGCCAGCCCCAGCCCAGCGTGCCGGACACCCTGCACACCAACCTGCGCGCCATCCTCGGCATCGCGCCACTGTCGATTGCCGCAGCCGGCCTTTCCGGCCTGGCCCTGGGTGCGTTCTGGGGCATGGCGCCGGTGTATGCCAGCCTCAACGGCTTCGATGCCCCCGGGGTCGGGCTGATGATGAGCGCCACCATTCTCGGTGGCGCGCTACTGCAATGGCCGATCGGCCGTTTCTCCGACAATCATGACCGGCGCTGGGTGCTGTTCTGGGTGGTCAGCGCGGCGGTGGCCGTCGCTCTGGCAATGAGCCTGTTACCCGCGGGCCGCCCGCTGCTGGGGCTGATGTTCCTGTTCGGTGGGCTGTCGTTCGCCATCTACCCCATCGCCGTGGCGCAGCTGATCGACCAGTTGCACAGCGACGAGATTCTTTCCGGTTCCAGCAGCCTGCTGATGGTCAACGGCGTCGGCTCGGTGTGCGGCCCGCTGCTCGCCGGCCTGTTGATGCAGCACCTGGGCGCCGCCGCACTGCCGCTGTACTTCGCCGCCACCCTGGGGCTGCTGGCGGCCTACACCTTCTATCGCCTGCGTCACGTCAGCGACCTGGTCGCTGGTGAGCAGGCGCATTTCGTGCCGATGTTGCGCACCAGCCACACCGTGCTGGAGCTGATGCCCGATGCACCGCCACCGGCGGACGACATCGACTCGGACAACGATCACCCGGGTGACGAGCGGGAGCCCGTCACCACTTCGTCGTAG
- a CDS encoding 4a-hydroxytetrahydrobiopterin dehydratase, whose amino-acid sequence MTALSQATCEACSADAPKVSEAELAQLIKEIPDWNIEVRDGVMQLERAYAFRTFKHALAFTNAVGEIAESENHHPSLLTEWGKVTVTWWSHSIKGLHRNDFVMAARTDELAKAAEGRK is encoded by the coding sequence ATGACCGCACTGTCCCAAGCCACCTGCGAAGCCTGCAGCGCCGATGCACCCAAAGTCAGCGAGGCCGAACTGGCGCAGCTGATCAAGGAAATCCCGGACTGGAACATCGAGGTTCGTGACGGCGTGATGCAACTCGAGCGGGCCTACGCCTTCCGCACCTTCAAGCATGCGTTGGCCTTTACCAACGCCGTGGGCGAGATCGCCGAGAGCGAGAACCATCATCCGTCGCTGCTCACCGAATGGGGCAAGGTCACCGTGACCTGGTGGAGCCACTCGATCAAGGGTTTGCACCGCAACGACTTCGTCATGGCCGCGCGCACCGACGAGCTGGCCAAGGCGGCCGAAGGGCGCAAGTGA
- a CDS encoding LysR substrate-binding domain-containing protein, translated as MHFDLPDLRLFIHIAESPSLTQGARRASLSPAAASARIKALEGQLGTRLLYRDSRGVELTPAGQRLLQHARLIMRQVDYLKSEFTEYGSDAAGHIRIFANTTAVTEFLPEVLAGFLAGRPGVTVDLQERLSRDIVRGVLDGGADLGIIAGPVEAAGLQVLHFSTDRLVLVVPDGHPLAGRERVSLRDTLQYQHIGLHDGSTLLTFLREHVETLGGTLSLRIQMSGFEAICRMVEANVGIGIIPESAASRHRRTMKLRTIELEEPWAIRERSMLVRDLEALPGSVRALIATLLPEA; from the coding sequence ATGCACTTCGACCTGCCGGATCTGCGCCTCTTCATCCATATCGCCGAATCCCCGAGCCTGACCCAGGGTGCCCGACGTGCCTCGCTGTCGCCGGCGGCGGCCAGTGCGCGCATCAAGGCCCTGGAAGGCCAGCTGGGTACCCGCCTGCTGTACCGCGACAGCCGTGGCGTGGAACTGACCCCGGCCGGCCAGCGCCTGCTGCAGCATGCACGGCTGATCATGCGCCAGGTGGATTACCTGAAAAGCGAATTCACCGAATACGGCAGCGACGCGGCCGGGCATATCCGCATCTTCGCCAACACCACGGCGGTAACCGAATTCCTGCCGGAGGTCCTTGCAGGCTTTCTCGCCGGCCGGCCCGGCGTGACGGTGGACCTGCAGGAGCGCCTGAGCCGCGATATCGTGCGTGGCGTACTCGATGGCGGCGCCGACCTGGGCATCATCGCCGGCCCGGTGGAAGCCGCCGGCCTGCAAGTGCTGCACTTCAGCACCGACCGCCTGGTGCTGGTGGTGCCGGACGGCCACCCGCTGGCCGGCCGCGAACGCGTCAGCCTGCGTGACACCCTGCAGTATCAGCACATCGGCCTGCACGACGGCAGTACCCTGCTGACCTTTTTGCGTGAACACGTGGAAACACTCGGTGGCACCCTGTCGCTGCGCATCCAGATGTCCGGCTTCGAAGCCATCTGCCGCATGGTCGAGGCCAACGTGGGCATCGGCATCATTCCCGAGTCCGCCGCCAGCCGGCACCGCCGCACCATGAAGCTGCGCACCATCGAACTGGAAGAGCCCTGGGCGATCCGCGAGCGCAGCATGTTGGTTCGTGACCTCGAAGCACTGCCCGGCAGCGTCCGGGCGTTGATCGCCACGCTGCTGCCGGAAGCTTGA
- a CDS encoding acyl-CoA dehydrogenase family protein, with amino-acid sequence MTPEQNEELNFIREGVRGLCAEFPAEYWRKIDEEKGFPEAFVAAMTEAGWLSAMIPEAYGGSGLGLAEASVILEEVNRCGGNSGTIHGQMYNMFTLLRNGSDEQKSYYLPKLASGELRLQSMGVTEPTTGTDTTKIKTTAVRQGDTYVINGQKVWISRIQHSDLMILLARTTPLAEVKKKSEGMSIFLVDLREAIGNGLTVQPIANMVNHETNELFFDNLQIPASSLIGEEGKGFRYILDGLNAERTLIAAECIGDGRWFIEKASAYARDRVVFGRPIGQNQGVQFPIAKAHIEVEAADLMRWRACEQYDRGENAGASANMAKYLAAEASWAAANACLQTHGGFGFANEYDVERKFRETRLYQVAPISTNLIMSYVAEHLLELPRSF; translated from the coding sequence ATGACCCCGGAACAGAATGAAGAACTGAATTTCATCCGTGAGGGCGTACGCGGCCTGTGCGCCGAATTCCCCGCCGAATACTGGCGCAAGATCGATGAGGAGAAGGGCTTTCCGGAAGCCTTCGTGGCGGCCATGACCGAGGCTGGTTGGCTGTCGGCGATGATTCCGGAAGCGTACGGCGGCTCGGGCCTGGGCCTGGCCGAAGCCTCGGTGATCCTCGAGGAAGTGAACCGTTGCGGTGGCAACTCCGGCACCATCCACGGGCAGATGTACAACATGTTCACCTTGCTGCGTAACGGCAGTGATGAGCAGAAGAGCTACTACCTGCCCAAACTGGCCAGCGGCGAGTTGCGCCTGCAATCCATGGGCGTGACCGAGCCGACCACCGGCACCGACACCACCAAGATCAAGACCACCGCCGTGCGCCAGGGCGACACGTACGTGATCAACGGGCAGAAGGTATGGATCTCGCGCATCCAGCACTCCGACCTGATGATCCTGCTGGCACGCACCACGCCGCTGGCCGAGGTGAAGAAGAAATCCGAGGGCATGTCGATCTTCCTGGTCGATCTGCGCGAGGCCATCGGCAACGGCCTGACCGTGCAGCCGATCGCCAACATGGTCAACCACGAGACCAACGAGCTGTTCTTCGACAACCTGCAAATTCCTGCCAGCAGTTTGATCGGCGAGGAGGGCAAGGGCTTTCGCTACATCCTCGATGGCCTGAATGCCGAGCGCACGCTGATCGCTGCCGAGTGCATCGGCGACGGGCGCTGGTTTATCGAGAAGGCCAGCGCCTACGCCCGTGATCGCGTGGTGTTCGGCCGACCCATCGGCCAGAACCAGGGCGTGCAGTTCCCCATCGCCAAGGCCCATATCGAAGTGGAGGCCGCCGACCTGATGCGATGGCGCGCCTGCGAGCAATACGACCGCGGCGAGAATGCCGGGGCCAGCGCCAACATGGCCAAGTACCTGGCGGCGGAAGCCTCCTGGGCAGCGGCCAACGCCTGCCTGCAGACCCACGGCGGCTTCGGCTTCGCCAACGAATACGACGTCGAGCGCAAGTTCCGCGAGACCCGCCTGTATCAGGTGGCGCCGATCTCCACCAACCTGATCATGTCCTACGTGGCCGAGCACCTGCTCGAACTGCCGCGCAGCTTTTGA